One window of the Bradyrhizobium sp. NP1 genome contains the following:
- a CDS encoding metallophosphoesterase — translation MSEFRLTQISDTHLARRHKSLIDNFEKISAHIDATRPDLVVNSGDIAFDAPTNADDLAFAHTLHQTLPVPWRALPGNHDIGDNPTAVGPAPAQAVSEPARHAFLAAFGEDRWSFEAAGWRFLGLNSLVMNSGLASEAEQFDWLGQQLALTTGRPVALFLHKPLFLNEPGDPEVPETAIRYVPQPARQRLIEMLAAVDLRLIASGHVHQRRDFTYRSVRHIWAPSAGFVISDARQERIGIKEAGLVEYRFRPDSFEVRHLRAPGQTDVDLDTLLK, via the coding sequence ATGAGCGAATTCCGCCTGACGCAGATTTCCGACACCCATCTGGCGCGCCGTCACAAAAGCCTCATCGACAATTTCGAGAAGATCAGCGCGCATATCGACGCGACGCGGCCGGATCTCGTCGTCAACAGCGGCGATATCGCTTTCGACGCCCCGACCAACGCGGATGATCTGGCGTTTGCACACACCCTTCATCAGACACTGCCGGTTCCCTGGCGCGCGCTGCCAGGCAATCACGATATCGGCGACAACCCGACAGCGGTGGGACCGGCGCCGGCGCAAGCCGTCAGCGAACCCGCCCGGCACGCCTTCCTCGCGGCCTTCGGCGAGGACCGCTGGTCATTCGAGGCGGCGGGCTGGCGCTTTCTCGGGCTGAACTCGCTGGTGATGAATTCCGGCCTTGCGAGCGAGGCCGAACAGTTCGACTGGCTGGGGCAGCAGCTTGCGCTCACGACAGGCCGGCCGGTGGCGCTGTTCCTGCACAAGCCGTTGTTCCTCAACGAGCCCGGCGATCCCGAGGTGCCGGAAACCGCAATCCGCTATGTCCCGCAGCCGGCGCGCCAGCGGCTGATCGAGATGCTCGCCGCGGTCGACCTGCGGCTGATCGCGAGCGGCCACGTCCACCAGCGCCGCGACTTCACCTATCGATCGGTGCGACACATCTGGGCGCCGTCAGCGGGCTTCGTCATTTCGGACGCGCGTCAGGAGCGCATCGGCATCAAGGAAGCAGGTCTCGTCGAATATCGCTTCCGGCCGGACAGCTTCGAGGTCCGCCACCTGCGCGCACCGGGCCAGACCGACGTCGATCTCGACACGCTGCTCAAGTAG
- a CDS encoding heme-binding protein has translation MAKLRAVECREFIKAAIEKADEMGVPVSIAVVGPEGNLIALERMDDAGFVTPETAWAKAYTVAAFRSMSPRFPDGLVIQQWFKERNPQLMIAMAVMSNGRVAASGGAAPVFKGNEMVGCYGISGATSDQDEVIGQYARGKVGWAHRPADDNTPADVKQHVNELYAKAGIKNRDL, from the coding sequence ATGGCAAAATTGCGCGCAGTCGAGTGCCGCGAATTCATCAAGGCGGCGATCGAGAAGGCGGACGAGATGGGCGTGCCGGTCTCGATCGCGGTGGTCGGCCCGGAGGGCAATCTGATCGCGCTGGAGCGCATGGACGATGCTGGCTTCGTCACGCCGGAGACCGCGTGGGCCAAGGCTTATACCGTGGCCGCATTCCGCTCGATGTCGCCGCGCTTCCCCGACGGGCTCGTGATCCAGCAATGGTTCAAGGAGCGCAATCCGCAGCTCATGATCGCGATGGCGGTGATGTCGAACGGCCGCGTCGCGGCCTCCGGCGGGGCCGCGCCCGTCTTCAAGGGCAACGAGATGGTGGGCTGCTACGGCATCAGTGGGGCGACGTCCGATCAGGACGAGGTGATCGGGCAGTATGCGCGCGGCAAGGTCGGCTGGGCACATCGGCCGGCCGACGACAACACGCCGGCGGACGTCAAGCAGCACGTCAACGAGCTCTACGCGAAGGCCGGGATCAAGAACCGCGATCTCTAG
- a CDS encoding tripartite tricarboxylate transporter substrate binding protein, whose protein sequence is MSVLKFCLGLLLVLLLPATGIAQSSYPTHPVRLIVGFGPGAAADLTARVLGQRLSKTMGQQFVVENKPGGGSTVAAEQVARAPKDGYTLFVGTAANVINGVIQPNLPFDFARDFAPIAYTTSSPNILVVHPSTGVSDVKGLIALAKTKPEQIFFGSSGVGTAPHLSGELFNMMAGTKMVHVPYSGSAQAVTDLLAGRIQVMFSPASTVLQYVASGQLKALASSELTRAAAAPDLPTVAEAGLPGFDTSVWFGIVGPAGMPRETVEALSRAINEALKAEEVMKPLHAAGLDIKGGTPEAFGAYIASETKKWNDVVTTAGLRN, encoded by the coding sequence ATGTCCGTACTGAAGTTTTGCCTCGGTTTGCTGTTGGTCCTTCTCCTGCCTGCCACGGGCATCGCGCAAAGTTCTTACCCGACCCATCCGGTGCGCCTTATCGTCGGCTTCGGGCCGGGGGCTGCGGCCGATCTCACCGCGCGGGTGCTCGGCCAGCGGCTTTCCAAGACCATGGGCCAGCAATTTGTCGTCGAGAACAAGCCGGGTGGTGGCAGCACGGTGGCTGCCGAGCAGGTCGCCCGCGCGCCGAAGGATGGCTACACGCTGTTTGTAGGCACTGCGGCCAACGTCATCAACGGCGTGATCCAACCCAACCTGCCGTTCGACTTTGCCAGGGATTTTGCGCCGATCGCCTACACGACCTCGTCGCCGAACATCCTGGTCGTGCATCCCTCCACCGGCGTGAGTGATGTGAAAGGGCTGATCGCGCTCGCCAAGACCAAGCCCGAGCAGATCTTCTTCGGTTCCTCCGGCGTCGGCACCGCACCGCATCTGTCGGGCGAATTGTTCAACATGATGGCCGGAACGAAAATGGTGCATGTGCCGTATTCCGGCAGCGCCCAGGCCGTCACCGACCTGCTCGCCGGCCGCATCCAGGTGATGTTTTCGCCGGCCTCGACCGTCCTGCAATATGTCGCATCGGGCCAGCTCAAGGCGCTGGCTTCTTCCGAGCTGACGCGCGCCGCGGCCGCGCCCGACCTGCCGACCGTGGCGGAAGCCGGCCTGCCGGGATTCGACACCAGCGTGTGGTTCGGGATCGTGGGCCCCGCCGGCATGCCGCGCGAGACCGTGGAGGCGCTGTCGCGCGCGATCAACGAGGCGCTGAAGGCGGAGGAGGTGATGAAGCCGCTGCACGCCGCGGGCCTCGATATTAAGGGCGGCACGCCGGAGGCCTTCGGCGCCTATATCGCGAGCGAAACGAAAAAATGGAACGACGTCGTCACCACCGCGGGCTTGCGCAACTGA
- a CDS encoding NADP-dependent oxidoreductase — translation MAQGKRVVLASRPVGEPKPSDFRIEEFAPASPGEGQVLLRTIWLSLDPYMRGRMSDAPSYAAPVPIGGVMEGGAVSEVIASNNPAFAKGDIVQARTGWQTHALSDGKGLVKVDPKLAPISTAVGVLGMPGMTAYVGLLEIGKPQAGETVVVAAASGAVGSAVGQIARIKGARAIGIAGGKDKCDYVKRELGFDDCLDHRDPELAAKLKGACPKGIDVYFENVGGAVFDAVFPLLNPFARVPVCGLIAHYNDTEAKPPPWAGVLMRNVLTKRLTIRGFIVSDFAARHADFLRDMSSWVREGKVKYREFVTEGLENAPSAFMGLLKGANFGKQLVRVGPDKDKS, via the coding sequence ATGGCCCAAGGCAAGCGCGTCGTTCTCGCCTCCCGCCCGGTTGGCGAGCCCAAACCGTCCGACTTCCGCATCGAGGAATTTGCGCCGGCCTCGCCCGGCGAAGGCCAGGTGCTGCTGCGCACGATCTGGCTGTCGCTCGATCCCTACATGCGCGGCCGCATGAGTGATGCGCCGTCCTATGCCGCGCCAGTGCCGATCGGCGGCGTCATGGAGGGCGGTGCGGTTTCCGAGGTGATCGCCTCGAACAATCCCGCCTTTGCCAAGGGCGACATCGTGCAGGCCCGCACCGGCTGGCAAACGCATGCGCTGTCCGACGGCAAGGGCCTGGTCAAGGTCGATCCGAAGCTGGCGCCGATCTCGACCGCGGTGGGCGTGCTCGGCATGCCCGGCATGACCGCCTATGTGGGACTGCTCGAGATCGGCAAGCCGCAGGCCGGCGAGACCGTCGTTGTCGCGGCGGCCTCGGGCGCGGTCGGCTCGGCCGTCGGCCAGATCGCCAGGATCAAGGGCGCTCGCGCCATCGGCATCGCCGGCGGCAAGGACAAGTGCGACTATGTGAAGCGCGAGCTCGGTTTCGACGACTGCCTCGATCATCGCGATCCCGAGCTGGCCGCGAAACTGAAGGGCGCCTGCCCCAAGGGCATCGACGTCTATTTCGAAAATGTCGGCGGCGCGGTGTTCGATGCCGTGTTCCCGCTGCTCAATCCGTTCGCGCGCGTGCCGGTGTGCGGGCTGATCGCGCATTACAACGATACCGAGGCGAAGCCGCCGCCATGGGCGGGCGTCCTGATGCGCAACGTGCTGACCAAGCGGCTCACGATCCGCGGTTTCATCGTCAGCGACTTTGCCGCGCGCCATGCGGATTTCCTGCGCGACATGTCGAGCTGGGTGCGCGAGGGCAAGGTCAAGTACAGGGAGTTCGTGACCGAGGGGCTGGAGAATGCACCGTCCGCCTTCATGGGGTTGCTGAAGGGCGCCAATTTCGGCAAGCAATTGGTGCGGGTCGGGCCGGACAAGGACAAGTCGTGA
- the guaB gene encoding IMP dehydrogenase, translating into MAGVQGPQAIREAFTFDDVLLKPSLSDVLPSEVDIRSRVTRAIALNIPIVASAMDTVTEARMAIAMAQSGGIGVIHRNFDPEGQAAQVRQVKKFESGMVVNPLTIGPEARLSDALALMKDHGISGIPVVTGGAEGRPGKLVGILTNRDVRFATDPRQKVSELMTRDNLVTVREGVSQDEAKRLLHQHRIEKLLVVDEQYRCVGLITVKDMEKAVAHPLACKDAQGRLRVAAATTVGEGGYERTERLIDAGVDLVVVDTAHGHSSRVLEAVNRIKRLSNAVQVIAGNIATRDGAQALIDAGADAIKVGIGPGSICTTRIVAGVGVPQLTAIMDAVEAAKKSDVPVIADGGIKYSGDLAKALAAGADIAMVGSLLAGTDETPGEVFLWQGRSYKAYRGMGSVGAMARGSADRYFQQDIKDTLKLVPEGVEGQVPYKGPVSNVMHQLAGGLRAAMGYVGARNIAEFHAKAEFVRITGAGLRESHVHDVTITRESPNYPGGA; encoded by the coding sequence ATGGCTGGTGTGCAGGGACCTCAGGCGATCCGGGAAGCCTTCACGTTCGATGATGTGCTTCTCAAGCCCAGCCTTTCGGATGTGCTGCCTTCCGAGGTCGATATCCGCTCCCGCGTCACCCGCGCTATCGCGCTCAATATCCCGATCGTCGCCTCCGCGATGGACACCGTCACCGAGGCGCGCATGGCGATCGCCATGGCGCAGTCCGGCGGCATCGGCGTCATCCACCGCAATTTCGATCCCGAAGGCCAGGCCGCGCAGGTGCGGCAGGTCAAGAAGTTCGAGTCCGGCATGGTGGTCAATCCGCTGACCATCGGCCCCGAGGCGCGGCTTTCCGACGCGCTGGCGCTGATGAAGGACCATGGCATCTCGGGCATTCCGGTCGTCACCGGCGGCGCCGAGGGCAGGCCCGGGAAGCTCGTCGGCATCCTCACCAACCGCGACGTGCGCTTTGCGACCGATCCCCGGCAAAAAGTCTCCGAGCTGATGACGCGCGACAACCTCGTCACGGTGCGCGAGGGCGTGAGCCAGGACGAGGCGAAGCGGCTGCTGCATCAGCACCGCATCGAAAAGCTGCTCGTGGTCGACGAGCAGTATCGCTGCGTCGGGCTGATCACGGTCAAGGACATGGAAAAGGCGGTCGCGCACCCGCTTGCCTGCAAGGACGCGCAGGGCCGGCTGCGGGTGGCCGCGGCGACGACGGTCGGCGAGGGTGGCTATGAGCGCACCGAGCGGCTGATCGATGCCGGCGTCGACCTCGTCGTGGTCGACACCGCGCACGGTCATTCCTCCCGCGTGCTGGAGGCCGTCAACCGCATCAAGCGGCTTTCGAACGCGGTGCAGGTGATCGCCGGCAACATCGCAACCCGCGACGGCGCGCAGGCGCTGATCGACGCAGGCGCCGACGCGATCAAGGTCGGCATCGGGCCGGGCTCGATCTGCACCACGCGGATCGTCGCCGGCGTCGGCGTGCCGCAGCTCACCGCGATCATGGATGCGGTCGAAGCCGCCAAGAAGTCGGACGTGCCGGTGATCGCCGATGGCGGCATCAAATATTCCGGCGATCTGGCCAAGGCGCTCGCCGCCGGCGCCGACATCGCCATGGTCGGCTCGCTGCTCGCCGGCACCGACGAGACGCCCGGCGAGGTGTTCCTGTGGCAGGGCCGCTCCTACAAGGCCTATCGCGGCATGGGCTCGGTCGGCGCGATGGCGCGCGGCTCGGCCGACCGCTACTTCCAGCAGGACATCAAGGATACGCTGAAGCTCGTGCCTGAAGGCGTCGAGGGCCAGGTGCCCTACAAGGGACCGGTCAGCAACGTGATGCATCAGCTCGCCGGCGGCCTGCGCGCCGCGATGGGCTATGTCGGCGCACGCAACATCGCCGAATTCCACGCCAAGGCCGAGTTCGTGCGCATCACCGGCGCGGGCCTGCGCGAAAGCCACGTCCACGACGTCACCATCACGCGCGAGTCGCCGAACTATCCCGGCGGGGCGTAG
- a CDS encoding DHA2 family efflux MFS transporter permease subunit gives MNKERLIPLIVATALFMENMDSTVIATSLPAIAADIGTSPLTLKLAITSYLLSLAVFIPASGWTADRFGARLVFASAVGVFMIGSIGCALASNIHHFVIARILQGMGGAMMTPVGRLVLLRSIDKSALVNAMAWVTVPALIGPVIGPPLGGFITTYFSWHWIFLINIPIGLLGIFMALRFIDPIKSEDHEPFDLYGMVLAGIGLGGIAFGLSVAGLNLLPWSIVAALVAVGSISMTLYVVHARRTGSPVLDFSLLRLSTMRAAVVGGFMFRLGIGALPFLLPLLMQVGFGLSPFQSGLVTFASAVGAMGMKTLAARIIRAFGFRNMMTVNAVVSSFFLAACALFTVTTPLLLIMIILVVGGFFRSLQFTSINTVAYAEVEPAQMSRATTLVSVNQQLAISAGVAVGAFSVETTMALRHISELDATVFAPAFVVVSVISAASAWFFWQMPDDAGHEISGRKAVEISSRRGAAKAAVKVASQTTGDARDQRLG, from the coding sequence ATGAACAAAGAACGTCTGATCCCGCTGATCGTCGCGACCGCCCTGTTCATGGAAAACATGGACTCGACCGTGATTGCGACGTCGCTGCCGGCGATCGCGGCCGATATCGGCACGAGCCCACTGACGCTGAAACTCGCGATCACCTCCTACCTGCTCTCGCTCGCGGTCTTCATCCCGGCGAGCGGCTGGACCGCGGATCGCTTCGGCGCCCGGCTGGTGTTTGCGAGCGCAGTCGGCGTCTTCATGATCGGATCGATCGGCTGCGCGCTCGCCTCCAACATCCACCATTTCGTGATCGCGCGCATCCTGCAGGGCATGGGCGGGGCGATGATGACGCCGGTCGGGCGGCTGGTGCTGCTCCGCTCGATCGACAAGAGCGCGCTGGTCAATGCGATGGCCTGGGTCACGGTGCCGGCGCTGATCGGTCCCGTGATCGGCCCGCCGCTCGGCGGCTTCATCACCACCTATTTCTCCTGGCACTGGATTTTCCTGATCAACATCCCGATCGGGCTGCTCGGCATCTTCATGGCGCTGCGGTTCATTGATCCGATCAAGAGCGAGGATCACGAGCCGTTCGATCTCTATGGCATGGTGCTGGCCGGCATCGGGCTCGGCGGTATCGCCTTCGGGCTTTCGGTCGCAGGCCTCAACCTGCTGCCGTGGTCGATCGTCGCGGCGCTGGTCGCGGTCGGCTCGATCTCCATGACGCTGTACGTGGTCCATGCGCGGCGCACGGGCTCGCCGGTGCTGGATTTCTCGCTGCTGCGGCTGTCGACGATGCGGGCCGCCGTCGTCGGCGGCTTCATGTTCCGCCTCGGCATCGGCGCGCTGCCGTTCCTGCTGCCGCTCTTGATGCAGGTCGGCTTCGGGCTGTCGCCGTTCCAGTCCGGCCTCGTCACCTTTGCCTCCGCCGTCGGCGCGATGGGCATGAAGACGCTGGCCGCGCGCATCATCCGCGCCTTCGGCTTCCGCAACATGATGACCGTGAACGCGGTGGTGAGCTCCTTCTTCCTGGCCGCCTGCGCGCTGTTCACGGTGACGACGCCGCTGCTTCTGATCATGATCATCCTGGTGGTCGGCGGCTTCTTCCGCTCGCTGCAGTTCACCTCGATCAACACCGTCGCCTATGCCGAGGTGGAACCGGCACAGATGAGCCGGGCCACCACGCTCGTCAGCGTCAACCAGCAGCTCGCGATCTCGGCCGGCGTCGCGGTCGGCGCCTTCTCGGTCGAGACCACGATGGCGCTGCGCCACATCAGCGAGCTCGACGCCACCGTGTTCGCGCCGGCATTTGTGGTGGTTTCCGTGATCTCGGCGGCGTCGGCCTGGTTCTTCTGGCAGATGCCCGACGATGCCGGACACGAGATCTCCGGCCGCAAGGCGGTCGAGATTTCCAGCCGCAGGGGTGCGGCAAAGGCCGCGGTCAAGGTCGCGAGCCAGACCACCGGCGATGCGCGCGACCAGCGGCTGGGCTAG
- a CDS encoding RlmE family RNA methyltransferase, with product MAKDKTGRLHVTVKTGGKRKLSSKLWLERQLNDPYVARAKREGFRSRAAFKLMEIDDKYRLLKPGLSVVDLGAAPGGWSQIAAKRVQAVEGKGKVVAVDLLEMPEIAGVTFAQLDFLADDAPEKLVAMLGGRADVVMSDMAANTTGHRKTDQLRIIGLVEAAALFATEVLNPGGTFLAKVFQSGADAELLAQLKRDFAAVKHVKPASSRQDSSERYVLATGFRGGALR from the coding sequence ATGGCAAAGGACAAGACCGGCCGGCTGCATGTCACGGTCAAGACCGGTGGCAAGCGCAAGCTGTCCTCAAAGCTCTGGCTGGAGCGCCAGCTCAACGATCCCTATGTGGCGCGCGCCAAGCGCGAGGGCTTTCGCTCGCGCGCGGCGTTCAAGCTGATGGAGATCGACGACAAGTACCGCCTGCTCAAGCCCGGCCTGTCCGTGGTCGATCTTGGCGCAGCGCCCGGCGGCTGGAGCCAGATCGCGGCCAAGCGGGTGCAGGCCGTCGAGGGCAAGGGCAAGGTCGTCGCGGTCGACCTGCTGGAAATGCCCGAGATTGCCGGCGTGACCTTCGCGCAGCTCGATTTCCTGGCCGACGACGCGCCCGAGAAGCTGGTGGCGATGCTCGGCGGCCGCGCCGACGTGGTGATGTCGGACATGGCCGCCAACACCACCGGTCACCGCAAGACCGATCAGCTTCGCATCATCGGCCTCGTCGAGGCTGCGGCGCTGTTTGCGACCGAAGTGCTCAATCCCGGCGGCACGTTTCTCGCAAAGGTGTTCCAGAGCGGCGCCGATGCGGAGCTATTGGCGCAATTGAAGCGTGACTTCGCCGCCGTCAAGCACGTCAAGCCGGCCTCGAGCCGGCAGGATTCCTCCGAGCGCTACGTGCTGGCGACGGGGTTTCGGGGCGGGGCCTTGAGATAG
- a CDS encoding Ppx/GppA phosphatase family protein produces MKDDTRLRDGGGPRGALAGTADVAAPRHAPGQETDVYAALDLGTNNCRLLIACPVGDGFRVVDSFSRIIRLGEGISTTGCISEAAIERAIAALSICRDKIELRKARRLRLIATEACRAASNAEGFRDRVATETGIRLEVIDRETEAALAVIGCSPLLDPKGRGAILFDIGGGSTELVRIERDPEEPNAQPRIKAWMSIPLGVVSLAEHFGGRDVSRECYARMIEKVTGHIAPFAAEHGRDLRDMHLLGTSGTVTTLAGIHLNLARYDRRRVDGIWMSDAEINATVAKLLGMSYQERAGNTCISIERADLVLAGCAILDAISRAFPLPRLRVADRGLREGMLVEMMREDGALRA; encoded by the coding sequence ATGAAAGATGACACGCGGCTTCGCGACGGCGGAGGGCCGCGCGGCGCTTTGGCGGGAACTGCCGATGTGGCAGCGCCACGCCATGCGCCGGGCCAGGAAACCGACGTCTATGCGGCGCTTGACCTCGGCACCAACAATTGCCGACTCCTGATCGCCTGTCCGGTCGGGGACGGGTTTCGGGTGGTGGATTCGTTCTCGCGCATCATCCGGCTGGGCGAGGGCATTTCCACGACGGGGTGCATCAGCGAGGCGGCGATCGAGCGCGCGATCGCCGCGCTTTCGATCTGCCGCGACAAGATCGAGCTTCGGAAGGCGCGGCGGCTGCGGCTGATCGCGACCGAGGCCTGCCGGGCGGCGTCCAACGCGGAAGGATTCCGCGACCGCGTCGCGACCGAAACTGGCATCCGGCTCGAGGTGATCGACCGCGAGACCGAAGCGGCGCTCGCCGTGATCGGCTGCTCGCCGCTGCTCGATCCCAAGGGCCGGGGCGCGATCCTGTTCGACATCGGCGGCGGCTCGACCGAACTGGTGCGGATCGAGCGCGATCCCGAGGAACCCAACGCCCAGCCGCGCATCAAGGCCTGGATGTCGATTCCGCTCGGGGTGGTCTCGCTCGCCGAGCATTTCGGCGGCCGCGACGTCAGCCGCGAGTGCTACGCGCGGATGATCGAGAAGGTGACCGGCCATATCGCGCCGTTCGCGGCCGAGCATGGCCGTGACCTCAGGGACATGCATCTTCTGGGCACGTCAGGCACCGTGACCACGCTCGCCGGTATCCATCTCAATCTCGCCCGCTACGATCGCCGCCGGGTCGACGGCATCTGGATGAGCGACGCCGAGATCAACGCGACGGTCGCAAAGCTGCTCGGCATGAGCTATCAGGAGCGCGCCGGCAATACCTGCATCAGCATCGAGCGCGCCGATCTGGTGCTCGCGGGCTGCGCCATTCTCGATGCGATAAGCAGGGCGTTCCCGCTGCCGCGGCTGCGTGTCGCCGACCGGGGTTTGCGCGAAGGCATGCTGGTCGAGATGATGCGCGAGGACGGCGCGCTGCGCGCATAG
- a CDS encoding xanthine dehydrogenase family protein molybdopterin-binding subunit has product MQDHTPSASPDNAIAMQKFGVGQPVRRKEDDTLVRGKGRYTDDFVLPKQAYAWMVRSSHAHGIIKDINTDAAKAMPGVLGVWTGADLVAANYNPLTSGVPLKNRDGSPLLQTNRPALATDRVRFVGDPIAFVVAETAAQARDAAEAVELDIEPLPAVTDAAQAARPGAPQLYDHIPNNTALDYHFGDSEKIDAAFAAAAHVTKLDIVNSRVAVAPMEPRAALASYDGPSQRYTLRVPTQGVAGNKATLAGILNVPAEKVRIITGHVGGSFGMKNVSYPEYTCILYAAKTLSRPVKWTDERSTSFLSDNHGRSQLIHGELALDADGRFLALRISGYGNLGAYVAGVAPMPLSLSIGKNIASVYRTPLLSIDIKTVLTNTTLMGAYRGAGRPEANYYMERLIDRAADEMGIDRLALRKRNFVKPAQLPFAAASGFTYDSGDFAGVFNKALEVADYANFPKRRKESRKQGKLRGIAVGSYLEVTAPPRGELGRITFEIDGTVKLTTGTLDFGQGHATPFAQVLSAQLGVPFEKITLEQGDSDQVWTGGGTGGSRSITATGSAIIQSSQLVIAKGKQVAAHFLEASESDIEFTNGRFTIAGTDRSIGIMELAERLRDAKLPDGVPASLDVDHATKDTPSTFPNGCHVAEVEIDPDTGVVQVVRYTGVNDFGTIVNPMIVAGQLHGGVVQGIGQALMEEVRYDAGGQPITGSFMDYALPRAEDAPVMTIGDHPSPTKTNPLGTKGCGEAGCAGSLATITNAVLDALSDYGVKQIDMPLTPERVWRAIQNGKPKAA; this is encoded by the coding sequence ATGCAAGATCACACGCCTTCCGCCTCGCCCGACAACGCTATTGCGATGCAAAAATTTGGCGTCGGGCAGCCGGTGCGCCGCAAGGAGGACGACACGCTGGTCCGCGGCAAAGGCCGCTACACCGACGACTTCGTGCTGCCGAAGCAGGCCTATGCCTGGATGGTGCGCTCCAGCCACGCCCATGGGATCATCAAGGACATCAACACCGACGCAGCGAAGGCGATGCCGGGCGTGCTTGGGGTTTGGACCGGCGCAGATCTTGTAGCCGCCAACTACAATCCGCTGACCAGCGGAGTGCCGCTGAAGAATCGCGACGGCTCGCCCCTGCTGCAGACCAACCGGCCGGCGCTCGCGACCGACAGGGTGCGCTTCGTCGGCGATCCCATCGCCTTCGTCGTGGCCGAGACAGCGGCGCAGGCGCGTGATGCCGCGGAGGCCGTCGAACTCGACATCGAGCCGCTGCCGGCCGTGACCGACGCGGCCCAAGCCGCAAGGCCCGGCGCGCCGCAACTCTACGATCACATCCCGAACAATACCGCGCTCGACTACCATTTTGGCGACTCGGAAAAGATCGACGCGGCCTTCGCCGCCGCCGCGCATGTGACGAAGCTCGACATCGTCAACAGCCGCGTTGCCGTCGCGCCGATGGAACCGCGCGCTGCGCTGGCCTCCTACGACGGGCCGAGCCAGCGCTATACGCTCAGGGTTCCGACCCAGGGCGTTGCCGGCAACAAGGCGACACTCGCCGGAATTCTCAATGTGCCGGCGGAGAAGGTCCGCATCATCACCGGCCATGTCGGCGGCTCGTTCGGAATGAAGAACGTCAGCTATCCCGAATATACCTGCATCCTGTACGCGGCGAAGACGCTCAGCCGCCCCGTGAAATGGACCGACGAGCGCTCGACCAGTTTTTTGTCGGATAACCACGGCCGCTCCCAGCTGATTCACGGCGAGCTTGCACTCGACGCCGACGGCAGGTTCCTCGCCCTGCGCATTTCCGGCTATGGCAATCTGGGCGCCTATGTCGCCGGCGTCGCGCCGATGCCACTGTCGCTGAGCATCGGCAAAAACATCGCGAGCGTCTACCGCACGCCGCTGCTTTCCATCGACATCAAGACGGTCCTGACCAACACCACGCTGATGGGCGCCTATCGCGGCGCCGGCCGGCCCGAAGCCAACTACTACATGGAGCGGCTGATCGACCGCGCCGCCGACGAGATGGGCATCGACCGCCTCGCCTTGCGCAAGCGCAACTTCGTCAAGCCGGCGCAGCTGCCTTTCGCGGCAGCCTCGGGCTTCACCTATGACAGCGGCGATTTCGCCGGCGTCTTCAACAAGGCGCTGGAGGTTGCGGACTACGCGAATTTCCCCAAGCGCAGGAAGGAAAGCCGCAAGCAAGGCAAGCTGCGCGGGATTGCCGTCGGCTCCTATCTCGAGGTCACGGCGCCGCCGCGCGGCGAGCTCGGCAGGATCACTTTCGAGATCGACGGCACCGTCAAGCTGACCACCGGTACGCTCGACTTCGGCCAGGGCCATGCTACGCCGTTCGCACAGGTGCTTTCTGCGCAGCTAGGGGTGCCCTTCGAGAAGATCACCCTGGAGCAGGGCGACAGCGACCAGGTCTGGACCGGCGGCGGCACCGGCGGCTCGCGCTCGATCACCGCGACCGGCAGCGCCATCATCCAGTCCTCACAGCTCGTCATCGCCAAGGGCAAGCAGGTCGCGGCGCATTTTCTCGAGGCTTCCGAGAGCGACATCGAATTTACCAATGGCCGCTTCACCATCGCCGGCACCGACCGCTCGATCGGCATCATGGAGCTTGCCGAGCGGCTGCGCGATGCGAAGCTGCCCGACGGCGTGCCCGCCTCGCTCGACGTCGATCACGCCACCAAGGACACGCCCTCGACCTTCCCGAACGGCTGCCACGTCGCGGAGGTCGAGATCGATCCGGACACCGGCGTGGTGCAGGTCGTGCGCTACACCGGCGTCAACGACTTCGGCACCATCGTCAATCCGATGATCGTCGCGGGCCAGCTCCATGGCGGCGTGGTGCAGGGCATCGGCCAGGCGCTGATGGAAGAGGTGCGCTACGACGCCGGCGGCCAGCCGATCACCGGCTCGTTCATGGACTACGCGCTGCCGCGCGCCGAGGACGCGCCTGTCATGACGATCGGCGACCATCCCTCGCCGACAAAAACCAACCCGCTCGGCACCAAGGGCTGCGGGGAAGCCGGCTGCGCCGGCAGCCTCGCCACCATCACCAACGCGGTGCTCGACGCGCTGTCCGACTATGGCGTCAAGCAGATCGACATGCCGCTGACGCCGGAGCGGGTCTGGCGCGCGATCCAGAACGGCAAGCCAAAGGCGGCGTAG